One window from the genome of Bradyrhizobium xenonodulans encodes:
- a CDS encoding cytochrome P450 yields the protein MDMLLNPLDRRHRLRCDIPVVPGAFPLVGHLPAIVCDLPRLLRRAERTLGSHFWLNFGPAGHLMTCVDPDAFALLRHKDVSSALIEDIAPELFSGTLVTQDGGAHRQARDAIKAAFLPKGLTQAGIGDLFAPVIRARVQAWRDRGYVTILRETGDLMLKLIFSLMGIPAQDLPGWHRKYRQLLQLIVAPPVDLPGLPLRRGRAARDWIDRQLRQYVRDARAHAARTGLINDMVSAFDRSDDALSDDVLIANIRLLLLGGHDTTASTMAWMVIELARQPMLWDALVEEAQRVGAVPTRHADLAQCPVAEALFRETLRVHPATTVLPRRALQDLQLGQRRIPAGTDLCIPLLHFSTSAQLHEAPDQFRLARWLQRTEPIRPVDMLQFGTGPHVCIGYHLVWLELVQFSIALALTMHKAGVRPRLLSGVENGQRYYPTAHPSMTIRIGFS from the coding sequence ATGGACATGCTGCTCAACCCGCTGGACCGTCGGCACCGGCTGCGGTGCGACATCCCGGTCGTGCCCGGCGCTTTCCCCCTGGTCGGGCATCTTCCCGCCATCGTCTGCGACCTGCCGCGCCTGCTGCGGCGCGCGGAGCGGACGCTGGGCAGCCACTTCTGGCTGAATTTCGGCCCTGCCGGACACCTGATGACCTGCGTGGATCCGGATGCGTTCGCACTGCTCCGGCACAAGGACGTGTCCTCGGCGCTGATCGAAGACATCGCGCCCGAATTGTTTAGCGGAACGTTGGTCACCCAGGACGGCGGCGCGCACCGGCAGGCCCGCGATGCGATCAAGGCGGCGTTCCTGCCCAAGGGGCTGACCCAGGCCGGCATCGGCGATCTGTTCGCGCCCGTCATCCGGGCGCGGGTGCAGGCGTGGCGCGACCGCGGCTACGTCACCATCCTGCGCGAAACCGGCGACCTGATGCTCAAGCTCATCTTCAGCCTCATGGGAATCCCCGCGCAGGACCTGCCGGGATGGCATCGCAAGTACCGGCAACTGCTGCAGTTGATCGTCGCGCCCCCGGTCGACCTGCCCGGACTGCCCTTGCGGCGCGGCCGCGCCGCCCGCGACTGGATCGACAGGCAGTTGCGCCAGTACGTCCGCGACGCGCGCGCGCATGCCGCGCGCACCGGGTTGATCAACGACATGGTGAGCGCCTTCGATCGCAGCGACGATGCGCTCTCCGATGACGTCCTGATCGCCAATATCCGCTTGCTGCTGCTTGGCGGTCACGACACCACCGCCTCGACGATGGCCTGGATGGTGATCGAGCTGGCGCGGCAGCCTATGCTGTGGGACGCCCTGGTCGAGGAGGCGCAACGTGTGGGCGCGGTGCCGACCCGGCACGCGGACCTGGCGCAGTGTCCGGTCGCCGAGGCGCTGTTCCGCGAGACGCTGCGCGTGCATCCGGCGACCACGGTCCTGCCGCGTCGCGCGCTGCAGGACTTGCAACTCGGCCAACGGCGCATTCCCGCGGGCACCGATCTGTGCATCCCGCTGCTGCATTTCTCGACCTCGGCGCAGCTGCACGAGGCGCCTGATCAGTTCCGCCTGGCGCGGTGGCTGCAACGCACGGAGCCGATCCGGCCGGTGGACATGCTGCAGTTCGGTACCGGCCCACACGTCTGCATCGGCTACCACCTGGTGTGGCTGGAACTGGTGCAGTTCTCTATCGCCTTGGCGCTGACCATGCACAAGGCAGGGGTGCGGCCGCGGTTGCTGAGCGGCGTCGAAAACGGCCAGCGCTATTACCCGACCGCACATCCGTCCATGACAATCCGCATCGGATTCTCATGA
- a CDS encoding terpene synthase family protein translates to MIQTERALQQVLDWGRSLTGFADEHAVEAVRGGQYILQRIHPSLRDTSARTGRDPQDETLIVAFYRELALLFWLDDCNDLGLIAPEQLAAVEQALTQGVPCALPGFEGCAVLRASLAALAYDRRDYAQLLDETLRYCAALRAGHAQAARAERWSYAEYLHNGIDSIAYANVFCCLSLLWGLDMATLRARPAFRQVLRLISAIGRLQNDLHGRDKDRSAGEADNAAILLLQRYPAMPVVEFLNDELAGHTRMLHRVMAEERFPAPWGPLIEAMAAMRAQYYQTSTGRYRSDAAGGGQRAPA, encoded by the coding sequence ATGATCCAGACCGAACGCGCGCTGCAGCAGGTGCTGGACTGGGGGCGTTCCCTGACCGGGTTCGCCGACGAACATGCCGTGGAAGCGGTCAGGGGCGGCCAGTACATCCTGCAGCGCATCCACCCGAGCCTGCGCGACACCAGCGCCCGCACCGGCCGCGATCCGCAGGACGAAACGCTGATCGTGGCGTTCTATCGCGAACTGGCGCTGCTGTTCTGGCTCGACGATTGCAACGACCTTGGCCTGATCGCGCCGGAGCAGCTCGCCGCGGTGGAGCAGGCGCTGACGCAGGGCGTGCCGTGCGCGCTCCCCGGATTCGAGGGCTGCGCTGTGCTACGCGCCTCACTGGCCGCGCTCGCCTACGATCGTCGCGACTATGCTCAGCTTCTCGACGAGACCCTGCGCTACTGCGCGGCGCTGCGCGCCGGACACGCGCAGGCGGCAAGGGCGGAACGCTGGTCCTACGCCGAGTACCTGCACAACGGCATCGATTCGATCGCCTACGCGAACGTGTTCTGTTGCCTGTCGTTGCTGTGGGGGCTAGACATGGCGACCTTGCGCGCGCGTCCGGCGTTTCGCCAGGTCCTGCGGCTCATCTCCGCGATAGGGCGCCTGCAAAACGATCTGCATGGACGCGACAAGGACAGGTCGGCCGGCGAGGCCGACAACGCGGCGATCCTGCTGCTGCAGCGCTATCCGGCTATGCCTGTGGTGGAGTTCCTCAACGACGAGCTGGCCGGCCATACGCGCATGCTGCACCGGGTGATGGCGGAAGAACGCTTTCCCGCGCCGTGGGGACCGTTGATCGAGGCCATGGCGGCCATGCGCGCCCAGTACTACCAGACCTCGACCGGCCGCTACCGCAGCGACGCTGCGGGGGGAGGCCAGCGTGCGCCGGCCTGA
- a CDS encoding DMT family transporter: MAWVYILLADIFEIAWPFMLKRSIGLPKWTTVFSAVVFALPIFLLLGESVKCLPASTVYAGFAGIATVGTAIVGVAFFGESANPARLCSVMLVVVGLVGVKLFSE; the protein is encoded by the coding sequence ATGGCGTGGGTGTACATACTTCTGGCGGACATATTCGAGATCGCATGGCCTTTCATGTTGAAGCGCTCGATCGGGCTTCCAAAATGGACAACAGTTTTTTCGGCGGTGGTCTTCGCTCTTCCGATTTTTCTTCTGTTGGGTGAATCTGTAAAGTGCTTGCCCGCTTCGACGGTTTACGCGGGCTTCGCCGGAATTGCGACCGTGGGGACAGCAATTGTGGGCGTTGCGTTTTTCGGCGAGAGCGCAAATCCTGCTCGCCTCTGTTCGGTCATGTTGGTTGTTGTCGGTCTGGTCGGCGTCAAGTTGTTTTCGGAATAG
- a CDS encoding SDR family oxidoreductase yields the protein MGRFEGKVAVVTGAGAGIGKACALAIAREDGRVVVADIDGSAAIACTAQIAAEAGHALALAMDIADAQAVATLFETAERHFGGVDLLVNNASAMHLTPRDRAILDLDLTVWDQTMATNLRGTLLCCRQAIPRMIARGGGAIVNMSSCQGLSGDTALTSYAASKAAMNMLSASLATQYGHAQIRCNAVAPGLIMTERLLAKLDERMQRHLRRHQLLPRVGRPEDVAALVTFLLSDDAAFITGQVVCIDGGMLAHVPTYADGGNSPAAWPAGDTAEAAAAARC from the coding sequence ATGGGACGGTTTGAAGGCAAGGTGGCCGTGGTGACCGGCGCCGGCGCCGGCATCGGCAAGGCATGTGCCCTCGCCATCGCGCGCGAGGACGGCAGAGTGGTGGTGGCCGACATTGATGGCTCGGCGGCCATCGCCTGCACCGCGCAGATCGCGGCCGAAGCGGGCCACGCGCTGGCCCTGGCCATGGACATCGCCGATGCGCAGGCGGTGGCAACGCTGTTCGAGACGGCGGAGCGCCACTTCGGCGGGGTCGACCTGCTGGTGAACAACGCGAGCGCCATGCATCTGACCCCGCGCGACCGCGCGATCCTCGACCTGGACCTGACGGTCTGGGATCAGACCATGGCGACCAATCTGCGCGGCACGCTGCTCTGCTGCCGGCAGGCCATCCCACGGATGATCGCCCGCGGCGGTGGCGCGATCGTCAATATGTCGTCGTGCCAGGGGCTCAGCGGTGACACCGCGCTGACGTCCTACGCCGCGTCGAAGGCGGCGATGAACATGCTGTCGGCCTCGCTCGCCACCCAGTACGGTCATGCGCAGATCCGCTGCAACGCGGTTGCGCCGGGTCTCATCATGACCGAGCGTCTCCTCGCCAAGCTGGACGAGCGCATGCAACGGCATCTGCGCCGGCACCAGCTCCTGCCGCGCGTCGGCCGCCCCGAGGACGTGGCCGCGCTGGTGACGTTCCTGCTCTCCGACGATGCTGCGTTCATCACCGGCCAGGTGGTGTGCATCGACGGCGGCATGCTGGCGCATGTGCCGACGTACGCCGACGGTGGCAACAGCCCCGCCGCGTGGCCTGCCGGCGACACCGCCGAAGCGGCCGCGGCGGCGCGCTGCTGA
- a CDS encoding bifunctional class I SAM-dependent methyltransferase/DEAD/DEAH box helicase has translation MINLSCSATAAAASSIAQAARLILCDLEHGRRIDAASVLRSAMESAFGGSDAAGAWHWKAAYEACEAATVLFLRKHGAAMRTKAGSPAAQLSMLAKVAGLLPTHTRRSEESEAFQQFSTPIPLGFVACTAAGITTTDLVLEPSAGTGLLAILAQISGGTLALNELAETRAGLLDLLFPNVTVTRYDAAQIDDHLEAAVAPSVVLMNPPFSALPNVDRRMADAALRHLSSALARLRDGGRLVAVTGASLAPDNPSWTDAFIRLQERGRVVFSAAIAGAVFARHGTAIDTRLTVIDKQPAPDRSVFPASPGVAPDVATLLAWVLEHVPPRLPITSSVLAPVSSTVPVRRSAPAFTMRSSPGQRLGEPDSVELTYQTVDWTPPDGAHLTDALYEDYTLQSIRIHRSQPHPTKLVQSAAMASVAPPKPSYRPHLPVNLAIDGLLSDAQLESVVYAGEAHSAFLAGAWTVDATFDGVAAARDDAPHAVRFRRGWFLGDGTGAGKGRQVAGILLDNWLKGRRRAVWISKSDKLIEDAQRDWSALGMERLLVTPLSRFRQGTPIRLSEGILFTTYATLRSDERGEKLSRVRQIVEWLGSHFDGVVVFDESHAMQNAVGGKGERGEQAASQQGRAGLRLQHALPNARVVYVSATGATTVHNLAYAQRLGLWGGEDFPFATRAEFVEAIEAGGVAAMEVLARDLKALGLYAARSLSYEGVEYELIEHELTPEQIRIYDAYAAAFSIIHNNLDAAMRAANITGETGTLNAQAKSAARSAFESAKQRFFGHLLTSMKTPSLICAIERDLGQGHAAVIQIVSTGEALMERRLAEIPTEEWGDVQVDITPREYVLDYLAHSFPVQLYEPFTDSDLSSRPVYRDGQPVESRDAVARRDRLIEKLASLAPVPGALDQIVQRFGTDRVAEVTGRSRRIIRKHDRLMVENRAGSANLAETAAFMDDLKRILVFSDAGGTGRSYHAELSARNRRLRVHYLLEPGWKADAAIQGLGRTNRTNQAQPPLFRPIATDVKAEKRFLSTIARRLDTLGAITRGQRQTGGQGLFRPKDNLESIYGRDALRQLYLLLVRGKVDGCSLEMFENATGLKLVDSNGITDDLPPITTFLNRLLALTIELQNVLFTAFEQLLTARIEGAIASGIYDAGLETLRAESFVVTHRRTIYTHPATSAETRLLTIIQRERNRPLTLDDALGLLPDRRAVLLVNERSGRAAVQVPAPSLMLDDGEIEQRVKLVRPMESHNVPSKAMAESHWIETDREHFSAAWTAELKDVPEFTESTIHVVAGLLLPIWKRLPKESTRVYRLQTDAGERIIGRKVSSAWVANALSGERPILEPEDVFAALRDGRAFVELAEGLTLRRVRVMGAHRIELADFNDTMRDRLRTYGLFSEIISWKLRMFVPTDASGAVVLGKVLESYPVERICEREAA, from the coding sequence ATGATCAATCTGTCCTGCTCCGCGACCGCCGCGGCTGCGTCCTCTATCGCCCAAGCCGCGCGGCTTATCCTCTGTGACCTCGAACATGGCCGGCGAATCGATGCAGCAAGTGTTCTGCGTTCCGCCATGGAAAGCGCCTTCGGTGGCTCGGATGCCGCCGGCGCCTGGCATTGGAAGGCCGCCTATGAAGCCTGTGAGGCGGCAACCGTTCTTTTCCTGCGCAAGCATGGCGCCGCCATGCGGACCAAGGCGGGATCGCCGGCAGCGCAACTCTCGATGCTGGCCAAGGTCGCAGGCCTGCTTCCAACCCATACGCGCAGGTCGGAAGAAAGCGAGGCGTTTCAGCAATTCTCGACGCCGATTCCGCTTGGCTTTGTCGCCTGCACCGCCGCCGGCATCACCACCACAGATCTCGTGCTGGAGCCCTCGGCGGGCACCGGACTTCTCGCCATCCTCGCTCAGATCTCCGGCGGCACACTTGCGCTGAACGAGCTCGCCGAAACGCGCGCCGGGCTGCTCGATCTGTTGTTTCCCAACGTGACCGTCACGCGCTACGACGCGGCGCAGATCGACGATCATCTCGAGGCGGCTGTTGCCCCGAGCGTCGTGCTGATGAATCCGCCATTTTCGGCTCTGCCCAATGTGGATCGGCGGATGGCGGACGCAGCACTGCGCCATCTCTCCTCGGCATTGGCCAGGCTTCGCGACGGCGGTCGCCTCGTGGCGGTGACCGGCGCAAGTCTCGCCCCCGACAATCCAAGCTGGACCGACGCCTTCATCCGTCTCCAGGAGCGCGGCCGCGTGGTATTCTCGGCTGCGATTGCAGGGGCGGTTTTTGCCAGGCACGGGACGGCGATCGATACGCGGCTCACCGTCATCGACAAGCAGCCTGCGCCGGACAGAAGCGTCTTTCCAGCATCTCCAGGCGTGGCGCCGGACGTAGCCACGCTGCTGGCATGGGTCCTCGAACATGTGCCGCCGCGGCTTCCGATCACTTCATCTGTTCTGGCTCCGGTCAGCTCGACCGTGCCGGTTCGGCGATCCGCTCCCGCCTTCACGATGCGTTCCTCGCCCGGTCAGCGGCTCGGCGAACCGGACAGCGTAGAGCTGACCTACCAGACGGTCGACTGGACCCCTCCGGACGGAGCTCATCTGACCGATGCGCTCTATGAGGACTACACCTTGCAATCGATCCGCATTCACCGATCGCAGCCGCATCCGACCAAACTGGTGCAGTCGGCCGCGATGGCCTCGGTTGCCCCGCCGAAGCCGTCATACCGGCCCCATCTTCCGGTCAACCTCGCTATCGACGGCCTGTTGTCGGACGCCCAGCTTGAAAGCGTGGTCTACGCCGGCGAAGCACATTCGGCCTTCCTTGCCGGCGCCTGGACGGTCGATGCGACCTTTGACGGTGTGGCTGCTGCGCGCGACGACGCTCCACATGCCGTCCGCTTCCGCCGCGGCTGGTTTCTGGGCGACGGCACCGGCGCGGGCAAGGGCCGGCAGGTCGCCGGCATCCTGCTCGATAACTGGCTGAAGGGCCGGCGCCGGGCGGTTTGGATCTCCAAGAGCGACAAGCTGATCGAGGACGCACAGCGTGACTGGTCGGCGCTCGGCATGGAGCGGCTCCTGGTCACGCCGCTCTCACGCTTCCGCCAGGGCACCCCGATCCGGCTGTCGGAAGGCATCCTATTTACCACCTACGCTACGCTGCGCAGCGATGAGCGCGGCGAAAAGCTTTCGCGTGTCCGGCAGATCGTCGAATGGTTGGGCTCCCATTTCGACGGAGTGGTTGTTTTCGACGAGAGCCACGCCATGCAGAACGCCGTGGGCGGCAAGGGGGAGCGCGGCGAGCAGGCCGCCTCGCAGCAGGGACGCGCAGGTCTGCGGCTGCAGCACGCCCTGCCCAATGCACGAGTGGTCTACGTTTCCGCGACCGGCGCCACGACCGTTCACAACCTCGCTTATGCCCAGCGGCTCGGCTTGTGGGGCGGCGAGGACTTTCCGTTCGCCACGCGCGCCGAGTTCGTCGAGGCGATCGAGGCGGGCGGTGTTGCGGCGATGGAGGTGCTGGCACGCGATCTCAAGGCGCTCGGTCTGTATGCGGCCCGTTCCCTTTCCTATGAAGGCGTCGAATATGAACTGATCGAGCATGAGCTCACCCCCGAACAGATCCGCATCTATGACGCCTATGCGGCCGCGTTCAGCATCATTCACAACAATCTCGATGCCGCGATGCGAGCGGCCAACATCACCGGCGAGACCGGGACCTTGAACGCCCAGGCGAAGTCGGCGGCCCGGTCGGCCTTCGAATCCGCAAAGCAGCGCTTCTTCGGCCATTTGCTGACGTCGATGAAGACGCCTTCCTTGATCTGCGCCATCGAGCGCGATCTCGGGCAGGGGCATGCCGCGGTCATCCAGATCGTCTCGACCGGCGAAGCGCTGATGGAGCGCCGGCTCGCGGAAATCCCGACCGAGGAATGGGGTGATGTGCAGGTCGACATCACACCGCGCGAATATGTGCTCGACTATCTCGCTCATTCTTTCCCGGTCCAGCTTTACGAGCCTTTCACCGACTCCGACCTCTCCTCCCGGCCTGTGTACCGTGATGGTCAGCCCGTCGAGAGCCGGGATGCGGTTGCGCGTCGCGACCGGCTGATCGAGAAGCTTGCCTCGCTCGCGCCCGTGCCCGGCGCCCTCGACCAGATCGTCCAGCGCTTCGGCACCGATAGGGTCGCCGAAGTCACCGGGCGCTCACGCCGGATCATCCGGAAACATGACCGCCTGATGGTCGAGAACCGCGCCGGTTCGGCGAACCTCGCCGAAACCGCAGCCTTCATGGACGACCTCAAGCGCATCCTCGTTTTCTCGGATGCCGGCGGCACGGGTCGCAGTTACCACGCCGAACTGTCGGCGCGGAATCGCCGTCTGCGGGTGCACTACCTGCTCGAACCCGGTTGGAAGGCCGATGCAGCAATCCAGGGGCTCGGCCGGACCAACCGGACCAATCAGGCGCAGCCGCCGCTGTTTCGTCCGATTGCGACCGACGTGAAGGCCGAGAAGCGCTTTCTCAGCACGATTGCGCGCCGCCTCGACACGCTCGGCGCCATCACCCGCGGTCAGCGTCAGACCGGGGGGCAGGGGCTGTTTCGGCCCAAGGATAATCTCGAAAGCATCTACGGCCGTGATGCTCTGCGCCAACTCTACCTGCTCCTGGTTCGCGGCAAGGTGGATGGTTGCTCTCTTGAGATGTTCGAGAATGCGACCGGGCTGAAGCTCGTCGACTCCAATGGCATCACGGATGACCTGCCGCCGATCACGACCTTTCTCAACCGTCTGCTGGCGCTGACCATCGAGCTGCAAAACGTGCTGTTCACCGCCTTCGAGCAGTTGCTGACGGCGCGGATCGAAGGCGCAATCGCCTCCGGAATCTATGATGCGGGCCTCGAGACCCTTCGCGCCGAAAGCTTCGTCGTCACGCATCGGCGCACCATCTACACCCATCCTGCGACCAGCGCCGAGACACGGCTTCTGACGATCATCCAGCGCGAACGCAACCGGCCGCTCACTCTGGATGATGCCCTCGGCCTTCTGCCGGATCGCCGCGCAGTCCTGCTGGTGAACGAACGTTCCGGCCGCGCGGCGGTGCAAGTCCCGGCTCCAAGCCTGATGCTGGACGACGGCGAAATCGAGCAGCGCGTCAAATTGGTCCGGCCCATGGAAAGCCACAATGTCCCATCCAAGGCCATGGCCGAAAGTCATTGGATCGAGACAGACCGTGAGCACTTCAGTGCAGCCTGGACAGCTGAGCTCAAAGACGTGCCAGAGTTCACCGAGAGCACGATCCACGTCGTCGCCGGGCTGCTCCTGCCGATCTGGAAACGGCTGCCGAAGGAATCGACCCGCGTCTACCGCCTCCAGACCGACGCCGGCGAGCGGATCATTGGGCGGAAGGTCTCGTCCGCCTGGGTCGCCAACGCGCTTTCGGGTGAGCGACCGATACTCGAGCCCGAGGACGTCTTCGCCGCCTTGCGCGACGGCCGCGCGTTCGTCGAGCTCGCCGAGGGCCTGACACTGCGGCGCGTCCGCGTCATGGGTGCGCATCGCATTGAGCTCGCGGACTTCAACGACACCATGCGCGACCGCTTGCGGACCTATGGACTGTTCAGTGAGATCATCTCCTGGAAGCTGCGCATGTTCGTGCCCACCGATGCAAGCGGGGCCGTCGTGCTTGGCAAGGTGCTCGAAAGCTACCCGGTCGAGCGCATCTGCGAACGCGAGGCCGCATGA
- a CDS encoding DUF7146 domain-containing protein, translating to MSRDASELARRLARDAEAVCRHYLSNGRRQGRYWIVGDVRNTPGRSMFVRLSGPDSGPGAAGHWRDAASGEHGDLLDVIRESCGFVDFRDVAGEARRFLSLPPAEPRRSPKPVRTPVPAGSAEAARRLFAMSQPIRRTLVETYLGHRGIKPVHAAGALRFHPRSYYRPDDGSPTETWPAMIAAVTDLADRITGAHRTWLAPDGSHKAPVDTPRRAMGGLLGHAVRFGATDDVLAAGEGIETMLSLRCALPAMPMAAALSANHLAALLLPPTLRRLYVARDADAAGDTAVAALTQCAEAAGIEALVLSPRTGDFNEDLHAFGVGALRAALRIQLAPQDVVRFMLFADAGTV from the coding sequence ATGTCCCGCGACGCTTCTGAGCTGGCGCGCCGGCTCGCCCGTGATGCCGAGGCGGTCTGCCGCCATTACCTGTCCAATGGACGGCGCCAGGGCCGCTATTGGATCGTCGGCGACGTCCGCAATACGCCCGGCCGCTCGATGTTCGTCCGGCTCAGCGGACCGGACTCCGGTCCCGGCGCCGCCGGGCATTGGCGAGATGCTGCCTCGGGCGAACATGGCGATCTCCTCGACGTGATCCGCGAGAGCTGCGGTTTCGTCGATTTTCGCGATGTCGCCGGGGAGGCACGACGCTTTCTGAGTCTGCCGCCCGCTGAACCGCGCCGCAGCCCAAAGCCGGTTCGCACACCCGTCCCCGCCGGATCGGCGGAGGCGGCACGGCGGCTCTTCGCCATGTCGCAGCCGATCCGTCGCACGCTCGTCGAGACTTACCTCGGCCATCGCGGCATCAAGCCTGTGCACGCTGCGGGCGCGCTGCGGTTTCATCCGCGCAGCTACTATCGCCCGGACGACGGTTCGCCGACTGAGACTTGGCCGGCGATGATCGCCGCCGTGACCGATCTTGCGGATCGCATCACCGGCGCACATCGCACCTGGCTCGCGCCGGACGGCTCTCACAAGGCGCCGGTCGACACGCCGCGACGGGCCATGGGCGGTCTCCTCGGCCATGCCGTCCGCTTTGGCGCGACCGACGACGTCCTCGCTGCCGGTGAAGGTATCGAGACGATGCTGTCGCTGCGCTGTGCGCTGCCCGCCATGCCGATGGCCGCCGCGCTCTCAGCCAACCATCTTGCCGCCCTTCTGCTGCCGCCGACGTTGCGTCGGCTCTACGTCGCCCGCGACGCCGATGCCGCGGGTGACACGGCGGTCGCGGCATTGACCCAATGCGCCGAAGCCGCGGGCATTGAGGCGCTTGTCCTGTCTCCGCGGACGGGCGACTTCAACGAAGACCTGCATGCATTCGGCGTCGGCGCCCTGCGGGCGGCGCTGCGCATCCAACTCGCGCCGCAGGATGTCGTTCGGTTTATGCTGTTCGCTGATGCCGGAACGGTGTGA
- a CDS encoding ferredoxin: MHVVVDQDLCGTTGQCVLTLPGTFRQREPDGVAEVCVATVPRALLAAVRLAASQCPVAAIRVIENDAGDDERAIADPAPSPAEAERHAAKDQRNPGGHDGTV; encoded by the coding sequence ATGCACGTCGTGGTCGACCAGGATCTGTGCGGAACCACCGGGCAGTGCGTGCTGACGCTGCCGGGCACCTTTCGCCAGCGCGAGCCGGACGGCGTGGCCGAAGTGTGCGTGGCGACGGTCCCGCGGGCGCTGCTCGCCGCCGTGCGACTCGCGGCCAGCCAGTGCCCGGTCGCCGCCATTCGGGTCATCGAAAACGACGCTGGCGATGACGAGCGCGCCATCGCCGACCCTGCGCCTTCTCCGGCGGAGGCCGAGCGGCATGCCGCGAAAGACCAACGCAATCCAGGAGGACACGATGGGACGGTTTGA